The Actinomadura sp. WMMB 499 genome includes a window with the following:
- a CDS encoding SpoIIE family protein phosphatase: MDRQTASATFPSAAAAVADARRFVRKVLADWGMDEISDDAILATSELATNAIAYAGTSFEVTCRLEGADVEIEVRDRHPTRGIEMPGVTASSGRGLPSIATLADSWGVSYDRRTKGVWFRLPRPGAEAEAEQGHADERTSAADDTDDTGGHETERGPERAGSAHAGSAAPAGAATAGETAVLPDGITADRPAPSQNGAGALRERLRERAAAQAPEADPAADAARAVDARVAGEGAGEVPADGARLLRSPAAVESMQDGVAAVREMLGAEGSAILLTERDGRFIMGASSGTAAELPLGELSVAGLAPAVRAGSHWVAADAADPIAVALRARSVTAAPLESQGRLTGLLVAVSSSAGGFTESDAVRTGRLAEELSLSLEKARVGELERSWRGWLSFVAEASDLLAGTLDQERTMALVAQLVVPRLATWCAVYTDAEAEPARLAYVWHADENLADGLRALLDQAGPAPATDAPGPWHGFADAPADVRAAAGDTAADQVYAFPLIARGRRTGTIVIGRPAGDRFARSAIELAEELSRRAALAVDNARLFSAQTAMSSALQRSLLPPAIPEIPGLEVAVVYEPAGEGSEVGGDFYDVFESGPGTGGPALEENAPGRWRFAIGDVCGTGPEAAAVTGLARHALRILAAEEMSVPDVLGRLNRLILGEGERGRLLTLLHGEITARRARDGVTIRLSSAGHPPPLILDPRGDVREAASAQPLLGVFDDVDFTTDTVELRRGEVLLCVTDGVTERRSGGRLLGDGNGLERLLAGCTGLSAGAVAARIQRAVRDFGPEPSNDDVALIVLRAS, translated from the coding sequence TTGGATCGGCAGACGGCGTCGGCCACCTTCCCGTCCGCCGCGGCGGCCGTTGCGGACGCGCGCCGCTTCGTCCGGAAGGTGCTCGCCGACTGGGGCATGGACGAGATCTCCGACGACGCGATCCTGGCGACCAGCGAGCTGGCCACCAACGCGATCGCCTACGCCGGGACCTCCTTCGAGGTCACTTGCCGGCTGGAGGGCGCCGACGTCGAGATCGAGGTCCGCGACCGGCACCCCACCCGCGGCATCGAGATGCCGGGCGTCACCGCCTCCAGCGGCCGAGGCCTCCCGTCCATCGCCACCCTCGCCGACTCGTGGGGCGTCTCCTATGACCGCCGCACCAAGGGCGTGTGGTTCCGCCTCCCGCGTCCGGGCGCCGAGGCCGAGGCCGAGCAGGGGCACGCGGACGAGCGGACGAGCGCCGCGGACGACACGGACGACACGGGCGGCCACGAGACGGAGCGCGGCCCCGAGCGCGCCGGGAGCGCGCACGCCGGGAGCGCGGCGCCGGCCGGAGCCGCTACGGCCGGCGAAACCGCGGTTCTGCCCGACGGCATCACCGCGGACCGGCCCGCCCCGTCCCAGAACGGTGCGGGAGCCCTGCGCGAGCGCCTGCGCGAACGCGCCGCCGCGCAGGCCCCCGAGGCCGACCCGGCGGCCGACGCCGCGCGGGCCGTGGACGCGCGCGTCGCCGGCGAGGGCGCCGGAGAGGTGCCGGCGGACGGCGCCCGCCTGCTGCGCTCCCCGGCGGCCGTCGAGTCCATGCAGGACGGGGTCGCCGCCGTCCGGGAGATGCTCGGTGCCGAGGGCTCCGCCATCCTGCTGACCGAGCGCGACGGGCGGTTCATCATGGGCGCCTCCAGCGGCACCGCCGCGGAGCTGCCCCTGGGCGAGCTGTCGGTCGCCGGGCTCGCCCCCGCCGTCCGCGCCGGATCCCACTGGGTCGCCGCGGACGCCGCCGACCCGATCGCCGTCGCCCTGCGGGCCCGCTCGGTCACGGCGGCGCCGCTGGAATCCCAGGGCCGCCTCACCGGGCTGCTCGTCGCCGTCTCCTCGTCCGCCGGCGGCTTCACCGAGAGCGACGCCGTCCGGACCGGCCGCCTCGCCGAGGAACTGTCGCTGTCCCTGGAGAAGGCCAGGGTCGGGGAACTGGAACGGTCCTGGCGCGGCTGGCTCAGCTTCGTCGCCGAAGCCAGCGACCTGCTCGCCGGCACCCTCGACCAGGAACGCACGATGGCGCTCGTCGCGCAGCTCGTCGTGCCCCGGCTCGCGACCTGGTGCGCCGTCTACACCGACGCCGAGGCCGAGCCCGCCCGGCTCGCCTACGTCTGGCACGCCGACGAGAACCTCGCCGACGGCCTGCGCGCCCTCCTCGACCAGGCCGGGCCCGCCCCGGCCACGGACGCCCCCGGCCCCTGGCACGGCTTCGCCGACGCGCCCGCCGACGTCCGCGCCGCCGCCGGCGACACCGCCGCCGACCAGGTCTACGCGTTCCCGCTCATCGCCCGGGGGCGGCGCACCGGCACCATCGTCATCGGCCGCCCCGCCGGGGACCGTTTCGCCCGCAGCGCCATCGAACTCGCCGAGGAGCTCAGCCGCCGCGCGGCGCTCGCCGTCGACAACGCGCGCCTGTTCTCCGCCCAGACCGCGATGAGCAGCGCGTTGCAGCGCAGCCTCCTGCCGCCCGCGATCCCCGAGATCCCCGGCCTCGAGGTCGCCGTGGTGTACGAGCCCGCGGGGGAGGGCAGCGAGGTCGGCGGCGACTTCTACGACGTCTTCGAGAGCGGCCCCGGGACCGGCGGCCCCGCGCTGGAGGAGAACGCGCCCGGACGCTGGCGGTTCGCGATCGGCGACGTGTGCGGCACCGGACCGGAGGCCGCCGCCGTCACCGGTCTGGCCCGGCACGCGCTGCGGATCCTCGCCGCCGAGGAGATGTCCGTCCCCGACGTGCTCGGCCGGCTCAACCGCCTCATCCTCGGCGAGGGGGAGCGCGGGCGGCTGCTCACCCTGCTGCACGGCGAGATCACCGCCCGCCGCGCCCGCGACGGCGTGACCATCCGGCTGTCCAGCGCCGGGCACCCGCCGCCGCTGATCCTCGACCCGCGCGGCGACGTGCGCGAAGCCGCCTCCGCGCAGCCGTTGCTGGGGGTGTTCGACGATGTCGACTTCACTACCGATACGGTCGAACTCCGTCGCGGGGAGGTGCTGCTGTGCGTGACCGACGGCGTCACCGAACGGCGTTCCGGCGGACGGCTGCTCGGTGACGGCAACGGGCTCGAGCGGCTGCTGGCCGGCTGCACGGGGCTCAGCGCGGGAGCCGTCGCCGCCCGCATCCAGCGTGCGGTGCGCGACTTCGGCCCCGAGCCGTCGAACGACGACGTTGCCCTGATAGTTCTGCGGGCGTCATGA
- a CDS encoding ATP-binding protein, translated as MTETTLRAAPQTEAVEYARRLAARTMRTWALMEREELVTAIVAELVANAVRHAGTALELRLLRGTGRVRVEVRDRAAQLPRLTVPGPLDESHRGLFIVDRFATSWGADPVTGGKVVWAEVSI; from the coding sequence ATGACCGAGACCACGCTGCGCGCGGCGCCGCAGACCGAGGCGGTCGAGTACGCGCGCCGCCTCGCCGCCCGCACGATGCGCACCTGGGCCCTCATGGAACGCGAGGAGCTCGTGACCGCGATCGTGGCCGAGCTGGTGGCCAACGCCGTCCGGCACGCGGGGACGGCGCTGGAGCTGCGCCTGCTGCGCGGCACCGGCCGCGTCCGCGTCGAGGTCCGCGACCGCGCCGCCCAGCTGCCCCGCCTCACCGTCCCCGGCCCGCTGGACGAGTCGCACCGGGGCCTCTTCATCGTCGACCGCTTCGCCACCTCCTGGGGGGCCGACCCGGTCACCGGCGGGAAGGTCGTCTGGGCCGAGGTCAGCATCTGA
- a CDS encoding class II 3-deoxy-7-phosphoheptulonate synthase, with protein sequence MSTSTASGDLDAWRTLPALQQPEWDDPDEVRAVAAELAAQPPLVFAGECDQLKDRLADVARGEAFVLQGGDCAETFDGANADAVKNKLKTLLQMAVVLTYAASVPVVKIGRMAGQYAKPRSKPVEARDGVELPAYRGDAVNGLAFDAESRRNDPQRLLKAYHCSAVTLNLCRAFTKGGYADLRQVHTWNRDFVQQSPAGRSYERLAGEIDRALTFMKACGVNPDEFHSVEFYSSHEALLLEYERALTRIDSLSGHPYDVSAHFLWIGERTRQLDGAHVEFLRHISNPIGVKLGPTTTADDALALIDRLNPDGEPGRLTFVTRMGAGKIRDALPPLIEKVHRSGAPVAWVCDPMHGNTFEAPSGHKTRRLDDVLDEVAGFFEVHRALGTHPGGIHIEFTGDDVTECVGGGHGLVEEDLHQRYETACDPRLNRGQSLDLAFMVAELYRKSV encoded by the coding sequence GTGAGTACTTCCACCGCCTCCGGGGATCTGGACGCATGGCGCACCCTCCCCGCTCTCCAGCAACCCGAATGGGACGATCCGGACGAGGTCCGGGCGGTCGCCGCCGAGCTCGCCGCACAGCCCCCGCTCGTCTTCGCCGGTGAGTGCGACCAGCTGAAGGACCGGCTCGCGGACGTGGCGCGCGGGGAGGCGTTCGTCCTGCAGGGCGGCGACTGCGCGGAGACGTTCGACGGGGCGAACGCCGACGCCGTCAAGAACAAGCTGAAGACCCTGCTGCAGATGGCGGTCGTGCTCACCTACGCCGCCAGCGTCCCGGTCGTGAAGATCGGCCGGATGGCGGGGCAGTACGCCAAGCCGCGGTCCAAGCCCGTCGAGGCGCGCGACGGCGTGGAGCTGCCCGCGTACCGGGGGGACGCCGTCAACGGGCTCGCGTTCGACGCCGAGTCGCGCCGCAACGATCCGCAGCGGCTGCTGAAGGCCTACCACTGCTCGGCGGTGACGCTGAACCTGTGCCGGGCGTTCACCAAGGGCGGGTACGCCGACCTTCGGCAGGTGCACACCTGGAACCGCGACTTCGTCCAGCAGAGCCCCGCGGGACGCAGTTACGAGCGGCTGGCGGGCGAGATCGACCGAGCGCTGACGTTCATGAAGGCGTGCGGGGTGAACCCCGACGAGTTCCACAGCGTGGAGTTCTACTCCAGCCACGAGGCGCTGCTGCTCGAGTACGAGCGGGCGCTGACCCGGATCGACAGCCTGAGCGGCCACCCCTACGACGTGTCTGCGCACTTCCTGTGGATCGGTGAGCGGACCCGGCAGCTGGACGGGGCGCACGTGGAGTTCTTGCGGCACATCAGCAACCCGATCGGGGTGAAGCTGGGGCCGACGACGACGGCCGACGACGCGCTGGCGCTGATCGACAGGCTGAACCCGGACGGCGAGCCGGGCCGGCTGACGTTCGTCACCCGGATGGGCGCGGGCAAGATCAGGGACGCGCTGCCGCCGCTGATCGAGAAGGTGCACCGGAGCGGCGCGCCGGTGGCGTGGGTGTGCGACCCGATGCACGGCAACACGTTCGAGGCGCCGAGCGGGCACAAGACGCGCCGGCTGGACGACGTCCTGGACGAGGTCGCGGGCTTCTTCGAGGTGCACCGGGCGCTCGGCACCCATCCCGGCGGGATCCACATCGAGTTCACCGGCGACGACGTCACCGAGTGCGTCGGCGGCGGGCACGGGCTGGTGGAGGAGGATCTGCACCAGCGGTACGAGACGGCCTGCGACCCGCGCCTGAACCGCGGGCAGTCGCTGGACCTGGCGTTCATGGTGGCGGAGTTGTACCGCAAGTCCGTCTGA